One window of the Burkholderia ubonensis subsp. mesacidophila genome contains the following:
- a CDS encoding LysR family transcriptional regulator: MDLLSAMRIFVRVVERGNLSRAARDLGLGQPAVSDRIERLERHLGVRLLLRSTRAVSCTDEGALFYQKSKVVLDAADEAQAAVTPGDDAVRGCIRIAAPHGIGEVVLPGVLAAIRERHPKLQIDLVLNDAVTDPVTEGVDISLRLGELGTGNFVARRLGHVRRVLVAARAYVDAHGRPAQPADLAAHPFIRVAGLFADGQLRLARASDAPRPTPIDIVVSTSHWRPAYEMLVGGAGIGVLQEPVCGDALASGRLVELLPGHTVPGFELHALYPVARSVSAKTQAVMKILEVHLHPAFAADAARLREA; this comes from the coding sequence ATGGATTTGCTGTCCGCGATGCGCATCTTCGTGCGGGTGGTCGAGCGCGGCAACCTGTCGCGCGCCGCGCGGGATCTCGGCCTCGGCCAGCCCGCCGTCAGCGATCGCATCGAGCGGCTCGAACGGCATCTCGGGGTCCGGCTGCTCCTGCGCAGCACGCGCGCGGTGTCGTGCACGGACGAAGGCGCGCTGTTCTACCAGAAGAGCAAGGTCGTCCTCGACGCGGCGGACGAAGCGCAGGCCGCGGTGACGCCCGGCGACGACGCCGTGCGCGGGTGCATCCGGATCGCCGCGCCGCACGGGATCGGCGAGGTCGTGCTGCCCGGCGTGCTGGCGGCCATCCGCGAACGGCATCCGAAGCTGCAGATCGATCTCGTGCTGAACGACGCCGTCACCGACCCGGTGACCGAGGGCGTGGACATTTCGCTGCGGCTCGGCGAGCTCGGGACCGGCAACTTCGTCGCGCGCCGGCTCGGCCACGTGCGCCGCGTGCTGGTCGCGGCGCGCGCGTATGTCGACGCGCACGGCCGGCCGGCGCAGCCGGCCGATCTCGCCGCGCATCCGTTCATCCGCGTGGCGGGACTGTTCGCCGACGGTCAGCTGCGGCTCGCGCGCGCGTCGGACGCGCCGCGGCCGACGCCGATCGATATCGTCGTCAGCACGAGCCATTGGCGGCCCGCCTACGAGATGCTGGTCGGCGGCGCGGGCATCGGCGTGCTGCAGGAACCGGTGTGCGGCGACGCACTGGCGAGCGGGCGGCTCGTCGAGCTGCTGCCCGGTCATACGGTGCCGGGCTTCGAGCTGCACGCGCTGTATCCGGTCGCGCGGTCGGTTTCGGCGAAAACGCAGGCCGTGATGAAGATCCTGGAAGTGCATCTGCATCCGGCGTTCGCGGCGGACGCGGCGCGGTTGCGCGAAGCTTGA